In Anaerolineales bacterium, a genomic segment contains:
- a CDS encoding cytoplasmic protein yields MTRRHPLSRRTFIKLTATVAAGAALASCSPAKSTSLPTKVTPTEQIAPANPTSSLAATVTNPAEPTAGEATPAEPGSPSPEPSATSTPAYLAVAHGPDPAAITRAAIGALGGMASFVSPGYDVIIKPNICTDYHPPEYASTTNPTVVATLVSMCLEAGAKRVRVMDYPFGGTAKSAYEISGIKEAVEAAGGEMHVMTRSKYEVVDIHQGKDISSVEIYPDILNADLLINVPIAKNHGSTKLTLGGKNLMGVILDRNLMHINLSQRIADLTSLVMPELTVIDAVRILTRHGPTGGDLADVKQMDTIIASRDIVAADAYATTLFGMSGEDIGYIKASAKMGLGTLDLSSINIQELKL; encoded by the coding sequence CCGGACGTTCATCAAACTGACCGCCACTGTGGCGGCAGGTGCAGCCCTGGCAAGCTGTAGCCCCGCAAAGAGCACAAGCTTGCCAACTAAGGTGACACCGACAGAACAAATCGCGCCAGCCAACCCAACCTCGAGCCTGGCAGCCACGGTTACCAACCCGGCTGAACCCACGGCAGGTGAGGCAACGCCTGCAGAGCCAGGCAGCCCCAGCCCTGAACCTTCAGCGACCAGTACTCCGGCGTACCTGGCTGTAGCGCACGGGCCAGACCCAGCCGCGATCACGAGAGCAGCCATCGGAGCACTGGGCGGCATGGCCAGTTTCGTCAGCCCAGGATACGACGTGATCATCAAGCCCAATATCTGCACCGATTACCACCCGCCCGAATACGCCTCCACCACCAACCCCACGGTGGTGGCAACGCTGGTGAGCATGTGCCTGGAAGCAGGTGCCAAGCGGGTGCGGGTAATGGACTATCCATTCGGAGGCACGGCCAAGTCGGCGTATGAAATCTCAGGGATAAAGGAGGCTGTCGAAGCAGCGGGTGGGGAGATGCACGTGATGACCCGTTCCAAATATGAAGTGGTAGATATCCATCAAGGCAAGGATATCAGCTCGGTAGAGATCTACCCGGATATCTTGAATGCTGACCTGCTGATCAACGTGCCCATCGCAAAGAACCACGGCTCGACCAAGCTGACCCTGGGGGGAAAAAACCTGATGGGGGTAATCCTTGACCGCAATCTGATGCACATCAACCTCTCACAGCGCATTGCCGACCTGACCAGCCTGGTGATGCCTGAGCTGACCGTGATTGACGCGGTGCGCATCCTGACCAGGCACGGCCCGACCGGTGGCGACCTGGCAGACGTGAAACAGATGGATACCATCATTGCCAGCCGGGACATTGTTGCAGCGGATGCGTATGCAACCACCCTGTTTGGCATGAGCGGGGAGGACATCGGTTATATCAAAGCCAGCGCCAAGATGGGCCTGGGCACGCTGGACCTGTCAAGCATCAACATCCAGGAGCTCAAGCTCTGA